One window of the Cryptomeria japonica chromosome 7, Sugi_1.0, whole genome shotgun sequence genome contains the following:
- the LOC131056206 gene encoding short-chain dehydrogenase reductase 2a, with product MATGMGVAAASVLGRLQGKVAIVTGGSKGIGEATVRLFAKHGAKVIIADVADDAGLKVAEALPQWATFVHCDVSKEKDVSAAVDFAMEKHGQLDIIYNNAGIANTHKANVEDYDMKQFENVMNVNVKGVMHGIKHAARVMIPQKRGSIISTSSILGILGGHNYSYTASKHAVVGLTKNGAAELGKYGIRVNCISPFGVATDMITNVLEVGASEEERDKVKAHIEAKIGDIANLKEATLKEEDIAEGALYLASEESKYVSGHNLVVDGGVTIVDHQGLKLFDNEDF from the exons ATGGCTACAGGAATGGGAGTGGCTGCAGCTTCTGTATTGGGAAG GCTGCAAGGCAAGGTTGCAATAGTTACAGGTGGGTCAAAAGGCATTGGAGAAGCCACCGTTAGGCTCTTCGCAAAACATGGGGCGAAAGTCATAATTGCAGATGTTGCAGACGATGCTGGTTTAAAAGTTGCAGAAGCCCTTCCTCAATGGGCCACATTTGTCCACTGCGATGTGAGCAAAGAGAAGGACGTGAGTGCAGCCGTGGATTTCGCCATGGAAAAACACGGCCAGCTGGATATAATATATAACAACGCAGGAATCGCAAATACCCATAAAGCGAACGTGGAAGATTATGACATGAAACAATTCGAAAATGTTATGAATGTAAATGTAAAAGGAGTAATGCACGGCATTAAGCATGCGGCTCGTGTTATGATCCCTCAGAAAAGGGGCTCTATAATCTCTACGTCTAGCATTTTAGGGATATTAGGAGGCCATAATTACTCTTATACTGCCTCAAAGCATGCAGTTGTTGGGTTGACTAAGAATGGGGCAGCTGAGCTGGGTAAATATGGTATTAGGGTAAATTGTATTTCTCCTTTTGGGGTTGCCACAGATATGATAACGAATGTCTTGGAAGTAGGGGCTTCAGAAGAGGAGAGAGACAAGGTTAAGGCCCACATAGAGGCCAAGATTGGGGATATAGCCAATTTGAAGGAAGCTACCCTTAAAGAAGAGGACATTGCAGAGGGGGCATTGTATCTCGCGAGTGAGGAATCAAAGTATGTAAGTGGTCATAATCTTGTGGTGGATGGGGGAGTAACAATTGTAGACCATCAGGGCTTAAAATTATTTGATAATGAAGATTTTTAA